CCCCAGCTGCTCCTTCCCACGGTATGAGAACTGCTGGAACACCGTAGTGAAGTAATTCACTCACCGTGAGCGCACCAGCCCGACACACAACAGCAGCAGCTCCGCGCCAAGCTGACGGCATATCGTAAATGTAATCCAGCGCTGATACGTTCTCAAAAACCGACAGTCTCCTTGTCCAGTCAGGATCACCTGTTCCATGGACAAACTTCAGATTCCTCTCCTCTTGATAAATTTTTTCCATCATGGAGTTGATCAGCTCACTCCCCTTGCTCCCCCCAAATACAAGCACATAACCTTCACCAAAAGGAGTCCCAGTCGTTTTACCGATCCTTATAGGATTACCTGTGACGATTATTTTATCTCTCACAGACCTTGGAAAGGCGTTCACAGTTTCTTCGAAACCGACGAATATCTTTCTCGCATATTTGCTGAGCCATTTGTTCGCCAAACCAGGAACAACGTTCTGTTCTTGTATGTACAGTGGTAAATTTTTCCTCCCACAAACCGTACCAACAGGATAAGAAACATAACCACCTGTGACCAAGCAACAATTGGCTTCATCGATTTCCGAAGCTATAATACTCTTACTTTTGACAATTTTCAATACCCTTTTCAAGTTGACAGGTTTGAACAACGGTCTTTCTAGGCCAGACACGTCCAGTTTCACAAGCTTATATTCCGGATGCTCCAGCGGAAGAATTCTGTTTTCAATGCCTTTCGGCGTACAGAAATAAACAACATCGATTTTTTCACGTTTTGCCATCTCTTCCAATATCGCCAAAGCGGGATACAGGTGCCCACCGGTTCCTCCCCCAGCTGTTAAGATTTTCATTTAGCTTCACTCCCGCTGGTCGCCATGTTCACCACAACGCCAATAC
This window of the Pseudothermotoga sp. genome carries:
- a CDS encoding UDP-N-acetylglucosamine--N-acetylmuramyl-(pentapeptide) pyrophosphoryl-undecaprenol N-acetylglucosamine transferase; the protein is MKILTAGGGTGGHLYPALAILEEMAKREKIDVVYFCTPKGIENRILPLEHPEYKLVKLDVSGLERPLFKPVNLKRVLKIVKSKSIIASEIDEANCCLVTGGYVSYPVGTVCGRKNLPLYIQEQNVVPGLANKWLSKYARKIFVGFEETVNAFPRSVRDKIIVTGNPIRIGKTTGTPFGEGYVLVFGGSKGSELINSMMEKIYQEERNLKFVHGTGDPDWTRRLSVFENVSALDYIYDMPSAWRGAAAVVCRAGALTVSELLHYGVPAVLIPWEGAAGGHQVRNAKFVENLGRGVVVRESELNPMKLLEAIRFALNLGRIPEKKYNPAERIAKIILEECL